From a region of the Alnus glutinosa chromosome 1, dhAlnGlut1.1, whole genome shotgun sequence genome:
- the LOC133858144 gene encoding putative pentatricopeptide repeat-containing protein At3g49142, which translates to MCPFSIGWHKGTNLCQILPRLFSFSKHPTIHEIHKPFSRHFPTARQLQNLVSSTQKSTALTEELCGNILDEHPDIKTLKKLHSRIIVDQCLHSNPSLGIKLMRAYASHGEPSLTHQVFDEIPEKNVVFFNVMIRSYVNNHLYCDALLVYKTMASHGVEPDNYTYPCVLKACSGLDDLRVGLQIHGAVVKVGLDLNLFIGNGLVSMYGKCGCLVEARRVLDEMPSRDVVSWNSMVAAYAQNAQFDEALEVCKEMETLRLKPDTGTMASLLPAVTNTTSNNVSYVKDMFMKLAKRSVVSWNVMVAVYVNNSMPGEAVNLYLQMEACGIEPDAVTIASVLPACGDLSALSLGRRVHEYVERKKLRPNLFLENALVDMYAKCGSLRDAREVFDRMKFRDVVSWTSVISAYGLNGQGRDAVALFAKMQDSGLRPDSIAFVSVISACSHAGLLEEGRYYFKLMTEEYRIIPRIEHFACMVDLLGRSGQVAEAYCFIKQMPVAPNERVWGALLSACRVYSNMNVGLLAADHLFELAPEQSGYYVLLSNIYAKAGRWQDVTTIRSIMNSRGIKKMPGISNVELNHRIHTFLAGDQSHPQSEEIYEELDVLVGKMKELGYVPETDSALHDVEEEDKECHLAVHSEKLAIVFAILNTEPGMQIRITKNLRVCGDCHIAAKLISKIVKREIIVRDTNRFHHFNNGICSCGDYW; encoded by the coding sequence ATGTGTCCATTTTCTATTGGATGGCACAAAGGAACTAATTTATGCCAGATCTTACCGAGGTTATTCTCTTTCTCAAAACACCCAACCATTCATGAAATCCATAAACCTTTTTCCCGCCATTTTCCAACTGCCAGACAACTGCAAAACCTAGTCTCGTCAACCCAGAAAAGCACAGCTCTCACTGAGGAGTTGTGTGGTAACATATTGGACGAACACCCAGATATCAAAACCCTGAAGAAACTCCATTCCAGGATCATTGTTGATCAATGTCTCCACTCAAACCCTTCCCTTGGCATCAAACTAATGAGGGCTTACGCGAGTCATGGGGAACCCAGTCTCACACACCAAGTATTTGATGAAATTCCTGAGAAGAACGTTGTTTTCTTTAATGTCATGATAAGAAGTTATGTAAACAACCATTTGTATTGTGATGCTCTTCTTGTTTACAAAACCATGGCTAGCCATGGAGTTGAGCCTGATAATTATACATACCCTTGTGTGTTGAAAGCATGTTCTGGGTTGGATGATTTGAGGGTTGGCTTGCAAATTCATGGTGCTGTTGTGAAAGTTGGGCTagatttgaatttgtttatcgGCAATGGTCTTGTTTCAATGTATGGGAAATGTGGTTGTTTAGTGGAGGCTCGGCGAGTTCTTGATGAGATGCCGAGCAGAGATGTGGTTTCCTGGAATTCGATGGTTGCTGCGTACGCACAAAATGCACAGTTTGACGAGGCATTAGAGGTTTGTAAAGAAATGGAGACGTTGAGGCTAAAACCAGATACTGGTACAATGGCTAGCCTCTTGCCAGCTGTAACTAACACAACGTCTAATAATGTTTCATATGTTAAGGACATGTTCATGAAGTTGGCAAAAAGGAGTGTGGTTTCATGGAATGTGATGGTGGCGGTGTATGTTAATAATTCAATGCCTGGTGAAGCGGTCAATTTATATTTACAGATGGAAGCATGTGGGATAGAACCCGATGCAGTTACTATTGCTAGTGTTCTTCCTGCTTGTGGGGATCTTTCAGCTCTGTCTCTAGGTAGACGGGTGCATGAATATGTTGAGAGGAAGAAACTTCGACCAAATTTGTTTTTGGAGAATGCCTTGGTTGACATGTATGCTAAGTGTGGAAGTTTACGGGATGCAAGAGAAGTATTTGACAGAATGAAGTTCCGGGATGTTGTATCATGGACCTCAGTGATCTCTGCATATGGTCTTAATGGGCAGGGTCGTGATGCTGTGGCACTTTTTGCAAAAATGCAAGATTCAGGTCTGCGTCCGGATTCTATTGCCTTTGTTTCAGTTATCTCGGCTTGCAGCCATGCAGGACTGTTGGAGGAGGGTCGATATTACTTTAAATTGATGACTGAGGAGTATAGGATAATTCCAAGGATCGAACACTTTGCTTGCATGGTAGATCTCTTAGGACGTTCTGGACAAGTAGCTGAGGCCTACTGTTTCATCAAGCAGATGCCAGTGGCGCCTAACGAGAGAGTTTGGGGGGCTCTCCTGAGTGCCTGTCGGGTGTACTCGAACATGAATGTTGGGCTTTTAGCTGCTGATCATCTTTTTGAGCTGGCTCCTGAGCAGTCAGGTTATTATGTCTTGTTGTCCAATATATATGCAAAGGCTGGTAGATGGCAAGATGTAACGACTATCCGATCAATAATGAACAGTAGAGGAATTAAGAAAATGCCTGGCATCAGCAACGTTGAGCTCAATCATCGGATTCACACCTTTCTTGCTGGTGACCAATCACATCCTCAGTCCGAGGAGATATATGAAGAGTTAGATGTATTAGTGGGGAAGATGAAAGAATTAGGTTATGTTCCTGAGACTGATTCTGCTCTACATGATGTGGAGGAGGAGGATAAGGAGTGTCATCTGGCAGTTCATAGTGAGAAGTTGGCTATTGTCTTTGCCATACTGAACACTGAGCCTGGGATGCAAATTAGAATTACCAAGAATCTCCGTGTTTGTGGGGATTGCCACATTGCAGCCAAGCTAATCTCCAAGATAGTCAAACGTGAAATAATCGTCAGGGATACTAATCGTTTTCACCATTTCAATAATGGTATTTGCTCATGTGGTGATTATTGGTGA
- the LOC133858135 gene encoding uncharacterized protein LOC133858135 — protein sequence MAPGPDPDPNPNRNDPITDYSKTQRIVLLIDLNPLLHLSDPTPFLISVIASAKTLLSFPPLSSSLFAFKPLLSSLSPLLSSSKLHPFVPSSSLSLSFNDCSTTFLSLSKMLDFFHAHQVFDPLPLSPPLASCLAASMRQLVHDYAWDPVAEDSITGTLLNCNENGSVAVGSNLVVLFSPVCRSTKDLSEFFNVGIEDECLKDVGLFCGKFHDCFDNVNGAFVSRDIGFSWVDVRYELEGDGCKGEVDGSELKSGFFVSGIRSLGWGFCSTDSIVLGSALVPFGLIYPKIAISSKFFNFNNNCRKLHAQLSLEILDVSAKPLECKCCDLEMVDLKMSSRNRCDNFLFTPDLMNSQVRGREQKNLFLGLFGDGMVKLHIKAVQRYSECGKFVGHFGDPILVCESLGDSKKDQKENFGEFFADRVLDMLAMELCGFALRKSIPIWQILLSFLYREGYCALISVSNGNGDSHIGILKPFTVSSALLCIIEDGTYPPNMLSDFGGANVAQFGTKMDNEIGKANVDLNGSNGFIDSLAGPSPSDKLATLGDGKRKKNKKKLNMRQDLSWSAFCKTAFEHSEQDLGQVYFAREFNNSKKLKFLKCWMKQIKKSSCCSLILQETSKPCQDIQREMEDRLTKFHQGSEQPVSSSASAGENFLTEASRIQDEGALDFWSETSEAFFSNLSNKIQQGLESEGVDLGDLAERLVNSSIYWLYQKRETESPSESQTLEVKSDDACGSIVPELTKLLLREPKELVAKHKNNVPSFQASDPGCAGSTSKDIVREYEMQILFRMEIMRSEVRASIGESIKQKFVKQICLLLDTIQCHPEGGFFGDWSLDNYVGKVIKRRYCLTLGDVVHRIYTKMDLLLFADEDKSANPSFNSEDSNQSWREKSERDEIGENYGTNEPVSAEAESLQLLQNENGSPQGVKQEEHARRLMEAQKRRERARRFASFTSWMPDLQRVWAPKQPNLMKQKSDPLQKLSKRKQPRRVSYDMVCETPMTGIKRSCSRVSSVDDEDYQDSGSQSGGSVSKALFQDE from the exons ATGGCACCGGGCCCAGACCCAGATCCGAATCCCAATCGAAACGATCCGATTACAGACTACTCCAAAACCCAGCGCATAGTCCTCCTCATAGACCTAAACCCGCTCCTCCACCTCTCAGATCCAACCCCATTTCTCATCTCCGTCATCGCCTCCGCCAAGACCCTCCTCTCTTTCCCTCCTCTCTCTTCCTCCCTCTTCGCCTTCAAACCCTTACTCTCCTCGCTCTCACCCCTCCTTTCCTCCTCCAAACTACACCCTTTTGTTCCCAGCTCTTCCCTCTCGCTCTCCTTCAATGACTGTTCCACCACCTTCCTTTCTCTGTCAAAGATGCTCGATTTTTTTCATGCCCACCAGGTTTTCGACCCTTTGCCGTTGTCGCCGCCCCTGGCTTCGTGCCTCGCCGCGTCGATGCGCCAGCTCGTGCACGACTACGCGTGGGACCCGGTGGCCGAGGATTCCATAACGGGTACGCTTTTGAATTGTAATGAGAATGGTTCTGTGGCTGTTGGGTCGAATTTGGTTGTTTTATTTTCGCCAGTTTGTAGGTCTACGAAGGATTTGTCCGAGTTCTTCAATGTGGGAATTGAGGACGAGTGTTTGAAAGATGTGGGTTTGTTTTGTGGAAAGTTTCATGATTGTTTTGACAATGTGAACGGTGCGTTTGTTAGCAGGGATATTGGGTTTAGTTGGGTTGATGTTAGGTATGAATTGGAAGGTGATGGTTGTAAGGGCGAGGTTGATGGTTCTGAATTGAAATCAGGGTTTTTTGTAAGTGGGATTAGGAGTTTGGGTTGGGGGTTTTGCTCGACTGATTCGATTGTTCTTGGTTCTGCTCTTGTTCCCTTTGGGTTGATTTATCCGAAGATTGCAATTTCATccaagtttttcaattttaataataattgtagGAAACTTCACGCTCAGTTGAGTCTTGAGATATTAGATGTAAGTGCAAAGCCGTTGGAATGCAAGTGCTGTGATCTTGAAATGGTCGATTTGAAGATGTCATCGAGAAATAGATGTGATAATTTTCTGTTTACTCCAGATCTCATGAATTCACAAGTAAGAGGTCGTGAACAGAAGAACTTGTTTTTGGGACTCTTTGGGGACGGGATGGTAAAGCTCCATATTAAGGCTGTTCAAAGGTACAGTGAGTGTGGAAAATTTGTGGGTCATTTCGGAGATCCAATTCTCGTGTGTGAATCTTTGGGAGACTCTAAGAAAGACCAGAAAGaaaattttggtgaattttttgCAGATAGGGTTCTTGACATGCTAGCAATGGAATTGTGTGGGTTTGCGCTGAGAAAATCTATACCCATTTGGCAGATTCTCTTGAGTTTTCTTTATAGGGAAGGCTACTGTGCATTGATATCTGTTTCAAATGGCAATGGTGATTCACATATAGGAATTCTCAAGCCTTTTACAGTTTCTTCAGCTCTCCTATGTATTATAGAGGATGGAACTTATCCTCCAAACATGCTAAGCGATTTTGGCGGAGCAAATGTGGCTCAATTTGGTACAAAGATGGACAATGAGATTGGCAAAGCCAATGTAGATTTGAATGGCTCCAATGGGTTCATAGATTCTCTGGCTGGGCCTTCACCATCTGATAAGTTGGCAACGCTAGGAGATggtaaaaggaaaaagaataagaagaaattaaatatgcgTCAAGACCTCTCATGGAGTGCCTTCTGCAAGACAGCATTTGAACACTCTGAGCAAGACTTGGGACAGGTTTACTTTGCCAGGGAATTTAATAACTCAAAGAAGTTGAAATTTCTAAAATGTTGGATGAAGCAGATTAAGAAATCTTCTTGTTGTAGTCTAATTTTACAGGAAACGTCCAAGCCATGTCAGGATATCCAAAGAGAAATGGAAGATAGGTTGACTAAATTTCATCAAGGAAGTGAACAGCCAGTCTCTTCATCTGCCTCAGCTGGAGAGAATTTTTTGACTGAGGCCTCTAGGATACAGGATGAAGGTGCTCTTGACTTTTGGTCAGAAACTTCTGAAGCTTTTTTCAGTAATCTTTCCAATAAGATCCAACAAGGACTTGAGTCTGAAGGAGTAGACTTGGGGGATTTGGCAGAGCGGCTTGTGAACTCATCCATATATTGGTTATATCAAAAGCGTGAAACCGAATCCCCTTCAGAGAGCCAAACTCTTGAGGTAAAATCTGATGATGCTTGTGGTAGCATAGTTCCTGAACTAACAAAACTTTTACTCAGGGAGCCCAAGGAGTTGGTTGCAAAGCACAAAAATAATGTTCCATCCTTTCAGGCATCTGATCCGGGATGTGCTGGATCTACTTCAAAAGATATAGTTAGAGA ATATGAAATGCAGATATTGTTTCGGATGGAGATAATGCGATCAGAGGTTAGAGCAAGTATTGGAGAGTCTATAAAACAAAAGTTTGTGAAACAAATTTGCTTGCTTTTAGATACCATTCAGTGCCATCCGGAGGGAGGCTTTTTTGGTGATTGGAGCCTTGACAATTATGTAGGAAAGGTCATAAAAAGGAG GTACTGTCTCACCCTGGGAGACGTTGTTCATAGGATCTACACAAAAATGGATTTGTTGCTCTTTGCTGATGAGGATAAATCTGCTAATCCTTCATTCAACAGTGAGGATAGCAATCAATCCTGGAGagaaaaatcagagagagatgAGATTGGTGAAAATTACGGAACTAATGAACCGGTGTCAGCTGAGGCAGAGTCCCTTCAGCTGCTGCAAAATGAGAATGGAAGCCCCCAAGGTGTTAAACAAGAGGAGCATGCTCGCAGATTAATGGAAGCTcagaagaggagagagagggCTCGGAGATTTGCATCTTTCACCAGTTGGATGCCTGATTTGCAGAGAGTTTGGGCCCCAAAGCAGCCAAATTTGATGAAACAAAAGTCGGATCCTCTTCAGAAGCTGTCAAAAAGGAAGCAACCCCGAAGGGTAAGCTATGACATGGTATGTGAGACTCCTATGACAGGGATCAAACGTTCATGCTCACGAGTGAGCAGCGTTGATGATGAAGACTACCAAGATTCTGGAAGTCAATCAGGCGGTTCTGTTTCCAAGGCTTTGTTTCAGGATGAATGA